Proteins from one Triticum aestivum cultivar Chinese Spring chromosome 7A, IWGSC CS RefSeq v2.1, whole genome shotgun sequence genomic window:
- the LOC123151464 gene encoding agamous-like MADS-box protein AGL61 — protein sequence MATAKGTVRRRQDGDRTRENLQNRIRYRRDRLVQDAWEISELFAPHLAILAFPASGKAKPLLFGNPTLESVLRNVVVDADVGAETAEEAAARVAAMRREAGWIGARVAQEQARLRAVAEKVKAAQEEQGRAHWWEVDVDALGEAELPEFAAALDALRADVLRRLAMLAEDRKPPQWQW from the coding sequence atggcgacggCGAAGGGCACCGTGCGGCGGCGGCAGGACGGGGATCGCACCCGGGAAAACCTGCAAAACAGGATCAGGTACCGTCGCGACAGGCTCGTCCAGGACGCCTGGGAGATCTCCGAGCTCTTCGCGCCCCACCTCGCCATCCTCGCCTTCCCCGCCTCTGGCAAAGCCAAACCCCTCCTCTTCGGCAACCCCACCCTCGAGTCCGTCCTCCGCAACGTCGTTGTCGACGCCGACGTAGGGGCGGAGAcggcggaggaggccgcggcgcGCGTGGCTGCGATGAGGCGTGAGGCGGGGTGGATCGGAGCGCGGGTCGCGCAGGAGCAGGCGCGGCTGCGCGCCGtcgcggagaaggtcaaggcggcgcaggaggaacaGGGGAGGGCGCACTGGTGGGAGGTGGATGTGGACGCGCTCGGGGAGGCGGAGCTGCCAGAGTTCGCCGCGGCGCTCGATGCTCTCAGAGCCGAcgtcctccgccgcctcgccatgCTGGCCGAAGACCGGAAGCCACCGCAGTGGCAGTGGTAG